A segment of the Streptomyces sp. P9-A2 genome:
CCCCACCGGCGCTGCCGCGGGTCCGTACGCCCGACAGCAGCAGGCGGGCGAGCGGGTCGGTCAGCGTGCTCCATGCCGGACGGCGGGCGAGCGCGCCGGGAACGGCACGCAGCGCAAGGCCCGGAAGCCGTCGCCGACCGGTGGCGAAACACAGGTCGAGCGGCCCCGCGGTGACGGTCCAGACGTGCTCCGTGACACTCACGCCGACCGGGACGACACGCACCGTGTCAAAGACGTAAGTGCCGCTGATGAAGTCGGCCACCTCCTGTGTGGGGGCCAGCAGCAGCCTCTCCCCGTCGGCCCGTTCCAGCATCACGTCGCTGAACGCTCCGAACGGCGAGCGTTGCCAGTGTCCGAGCACGATCCGCGTGCCCGAGGAGGTGCCCATGCCGGCGATCCATCCGTCGAAACGCAGCCGCGGGCGTCGCGTGGCTCCGCCGAACATCCGGTTCATCCGCCCGTCCCCGCTCGGAATACTCCCCGGGCCTTGCCCGGAGCGGGGCTCGTCGGGGATTCGGAAACGCCGGGGGACACACCCCGGGACATCGGGGTCGAAAGGCTCCAGCCGTGCATGCCCGACTCCTTCCGAGAAGTGCGCCACGGGCTTGCCGAGAGGGCGTTCGGAGGCCCGTCGCGGTGACCGGTGTCTCTTCCAGAGCATCGACGGTGGCGTCGCCGACGGCCACTGGTCATGCGCGACGGACCTCTTCCGGAGCAAGCCGAACCGGCGGGCGCCCGCCGGCGCGAGGCCGGCCACAGGATGCCGCGCTGCTCACCGGGGAGTCGGACACGTCCGTGAACGCACCATGTCCTGACTGACCGGATACCGCCGACTCAGCCCTCGCCACGAGCGCAACCCTCGCACCCCACGGGCCTTTCTCGGCCTTGCCGCCGCCCTGTGCTGCTACAAGCGACTCGCCCGGCTCACCCCATAGGACACGGTCTGAGCCGATGAGGCCGAGGCCTGCGTCAGGCCGGCAGGGGGTGCAGGCGCTGGTGCCGTCGGCGAGTGGATGTCGTGCCTCGTCTGTCCGATGCGGTGCGCCGGTTCGCGTGGGTACGCTTGTTCCGTGGGGGCCGTGTGCGGCCGGTGGGGATGCTTGCCGCGTTGTCAGCGCGGCGTCGGGCCACATGGCCGTGATGCCTCTCCTCGAAGGGCATGGGTTCGGCGGCCGGTACGGGCGAGAGCCTGGGGCCGCCGGGCGCCCGGGCGGGGTCCGCACATGTTCTCCGGTGGAGATCCCTGCATGGGAGGCGGCAAGGTGGCCCTATTGAGAGCCTTGAGCGTCGGGATGCCGAAGGACGTCCCCTGGCACGGCAGGACCGTGCGCACCGGCGTCTACAAGAGGTCCGTGACCGGGCCGCGGATGGTGCGGCGGCTGAACATCGACGGCGACGGCCAGGGCGATCTGGGCGGTCACGGAGGCGAGCAGCGGGCAGTGCTCGTGTACCAGACCGATTCCTACCGTTTCTGGGCTCGCGAACTCGGCCGCGACGATCTCCGACCAGGTCAGTTCGGGGAGAATTTCACCGTCGACGGCCTGCCGGACAACGAGGTCTGTATCGGTGACCGCTACCGCATCGGCGACGCGCTCTTCGAAGTCACCCAGCCGCGGGTGACCTGCTACCGAGTCGGCCTGCGGATGGGCGAGCCGCGGATGGCGGCACTGTTGGTGGCACACCACCGGCCCGGCTTCTATCTGCGCGTACTCGAGGAAGGCGAGGTCGAAGCCGGGCAGGAGATCGTCAAGGTCTCCACCGGACCCGAGGCGATGACCGTCGAGGAGATCGACCGGGTGCTCTACCTGCCCGGGCACACCCGCCGGCAGGTCGAACGTGCCCTGCGGATCCCCGCGCTCAGCCCCGGCTGGCAGGCGTCCATGGAGGCCCTGCTGGATCAGGGGGACAACGCGGCCGCCGGAACGTCCGGCAGCGCCGGGCTGAATGCCGCGGCCACGGCCCCGCGCCCCGCCTGGCCGGGCTTCCGCCCACTGGTCGTCACCCGCGTCCAGCCCGAGAGCCGTAGCGTGTTCTCCCTGTCGCTGGCCGCCCCCGACGGTTCGGATCTGCCGACCGCACTGCCGGGGCAGTTCGTCACGGTCAAGGTCCCGCCCGAGGGGGACGCGCCGCCGCTGATCCGCAGTTACTCGCTGTCCGGCGAGCCGGGCACCGGAACGTACCGGATCAGCGTGAAGGCCGAAATCCACGGCGCGGCCGGCAACCGCCTGCGCAGCCACGTACGTACCGGCGACCACCTCGACGTCGCGGCGCCCCGCGGTACCTTCTGCCTGACCACCGGGGACAATCCGGTGGTCCTGCTGTCGGCCGGCGTCGGGGTCACTCCCGTACTGGCGATGCTGCACGCACTCGCCCGCGACCGCTCCAGCCGCCAGGTGTGGTGGCTGCACGGGGCCCATGACGGCACGGAGCACCCCTTCGCCCGGGAGAGCCGGGAACTGGTCGGCATGCTTCCGCGGGCCCGGTCGAGGATCTACTACAGCAAACCGGCCGCCGAAGACCGCCGGGACGTCGACTACACGGACATCGGCCACCTGTCGGGCGACCGTATTCCCGGCCTGGCGCTGCCCATCGACGCCGACGCCTACCTGTGCGGCCCCGGGGCCTTCATGGACGGCCTCACCACCGCTCTCGTCGACGCGGGCCTGGAGGCATCCCGCGTCCATACCGAGATCTTCGGCGCGGGCCCGTCCCTCACTCCCGGGATCGACGGCGCGGTGACAGCCGCACCCCACCAGCCCGCCGGGCGGGCGGGCACCGGTCCCACGGTCGCCTTCGCCCGCAGCGGTCTCGAGGTCCCCTGGAACGAAGCCCGGGAGTCCCTGCTCGAACTCGCCGAGGCCTGCGATGTCCCCGTCAGATGGTCGTGCCGGACCGGCGTCTGCCACACCTGCGAAATCGCCCTCATGTCCGGGGCAGTGCGGTACGCCCCCGACCCGGTCGAGCCCCCCGCCGACGGCAACATCCTCATCTGCTGCTCCAAGCCCACCGAGGGGATCGTCCTGGACCTGTGATGAGCGGCGCCCTCACCGCGCCGACACGGACGGTAGTGCGGCCCCCCGCTCCGAGCCCGCGGGCACCGACAACGAGCCGCCGGGGTCCGGCGCGGACAGCTCTGCCGGCCGCCGGGCACTGTGGGCGGAACACGCCGGGCTCCACCATGTCCTGCGCATGCCCGGGGCGAGCCCGGTGGCGGGCGGGCTGCGGCGCCCCGCGCGGACCAGGGACGTCGACCAGGACGTCGTACAGGTGCCACCGACCGCTTCGCGCGCGATGCTGGGTAAACGCGCCGTGCCGCGGCGGCACACGGCGAGCACGAGGCACGCACCGGCGCCGAGGACCCGGACCGGCCGGACTGGTACGCGCAGTACATGGTGCGCGAGCGGGCCGGTACCCAGTCGCCGACATGAGCGGGCAGCCCCGCCGATCGCGTCGGCGGCAGATGATGACGAAGTGGCCGACCCCCATCCCGGCAGCCGGCGCCGCGGCGGTCCCTGCGACGTGCCCCCAAGGGACCGCAGCGCAGCACTTGACCGGAGAGGGACGGCGCACCGTGCGTGCACGCTCAAGACGGGTTCCTCGCGGTTTCTGCGGGTGTCGGAGCGAGTCTGCGACCGGCGGCTGCGACCAGCCGCGGTCCCTGGCTACGGGGGAGCTCTGCCATCACCCCGTGCCGCCGGTGGCCCGCCCGGGGTCGTTGGGGTGGGGTTCGAGCGGGGTGACGGTGAGGGTCATCCAGGGGCGCAGCGGCAGTGTGCCGAGCACCTTCTCACGGAGCTCCTCCTCGTTCGCGGCCCGCCAGATCCCGATGCTGCGCGACTCGCCGACCGGACGCCACAATCGGGCCAGGTTGCCGGTCGTCGAGAGCTCCCCCGCGCGGACCGCCTCGGCCGCCCTCCGCCTGTCGACCTCGTCCTGGCCGGTCCCCTCAGGGACCGTCGTGGTGATTTCGACAAGAAACTCCTGCATCGGTTTCGCTCCGTTCGGTGAAGATCCCGGCGACGACGGGAAGGGCGAGTTCGCTGGTGGTCATCCGTCTCCCCCGAGCGGAGCCGCGATCAGGTCGGACGCCGCCCGACCGCTACGGGAGTTCCACTCCGCGATGACCCTTGAGTTGTCCGTCCGGCCCGGCGATCCGCGCCACGACCGGTTTCCTCTCGTGGGAGGCGTGGCCTCCTGGCGTCCAAGGCGCCCGAACGCGGGCCCGGGGGTACGCCTGTTGCCCACGCCGCTGCCCCCGGGCCGCCTCTGGCGGCGCCACGGGGCTTTGTGCGTCCCCACCTTGCACAACGCCTCGCGCGCTCGGTACCGCCGGAAGGCAGCGACCCGTTCCAGCGACGAAGATGCGGAAGTACCGCGGCCCGCAGCGTTGCATCGTGCTCCGGACCAATGGGCACGTGAGCACGTGAGAAGGCGCCTTTCGGCCGAAGCAGCGGGGGCCGACGAAGCCCGACGCCGGCAACCGCGCACCCGCAGCACGCTCACAGACCCGAGCGCACTGCTCACGCCGACGGCGAGCCAATGCGGCAAGAATCCCCCCGAACTTCCCGCGCCGGCACTCGATAGACATGCCGCCGCACACCATGAGAGCTCTCACGCGAGGGTTTTCAGCAGCCGTTCCGCGAGCGCTTCGGCGGAGTGGGGATTCTGCCCGGTGATCAGGTTGCGGTCCTCGACCATGTACGGCTTCCACATCTCGCCCCGGCTGTACTCGACACCGACTTTCTCCTTGAGTTCGTCCTCGAGCAGCCACTGTGCCTTGTCGGCCAGTCCGACAGCCTCCTCCTCTTCATTGGTGAAGCCCGTGACCCGGTAGCCCTTGAAGGGCGACTCGCCGTGGATCCTGGTGGCCAGCATCGAGGCAGGGGCGTGGCACACGATTGCGAGTGGTTTGCCCGAGGCGAGTTGTTCGGTCAGTATCCGTCCCGCGTCGGCGTCCACCGACAGGTCCTGCATCGGGCCGTGGCCTCCGGGCAGGTACACCGCGTCGTAGTCCTGCAGCCGCACGTCCGAGAGTTTGATCGGCCGGCGCATGACCTCCGCGGAACGGATGATGGCTTCCAGTTCGAGCGCTCCCTCCTCACCGCCGGCCATGGCGGGGCGCAGGCTCATCATGTCGACGGTCGGCGTCACGCCGTTGGGCGTCGCGACGACGACCTCGTGGCCTGCCTCCGTGATCGCCTTGTACGGCTGCGCGAATTCCTCCGCCCAGTAGCCGGTGGCGTACCTCGTGCCGTCCTTCAGGACCAGGTACGTAGCTCCGGTGACCACGAAAAGTACCTTCGCCATCACGAATCGCCTCCTCAGCTCTGTTTGGAGAAATTGAGGGGATTTGCGCTAAAGGTCAGTCTAGGCACAGGAATCATCAGGCACATGCGCACAGCGGTTCGTAGCCCAAGGCTCGCAGTGCGACGTGTCGTTGACCGTGACCGTGAACGAGTCGAACGGCTTACGGATGCGCGTGTACGCCCTCGCGGCGGTGCCCACTGCCCGTCTACCGGGGCGTCGTGCGGGCGTTGTCAAGTTGTCTGGGGGATGGCTTGCTGAGCGGGTGGCGGGGTGTAGTGGGGGCGGTTGCCGGCCCCGGGGCGTGGGCCGGCATGGAGTCGAGCAGCGGTACCAAGGCCTCGGGGAGGCCGCTCAGGTCCGGGGTGTGGTCGGGGTTGGTGACCTGCCCGACGATCGCCTCCCAGCGCGCCCCGTCGTAGGAGGCAGCGCCCGGTGGCCGCGTACAGCAGTACCGTGCCGAGTCCGTACACGTCGGCGGACTCCTCGACCTTCGTCCGCCCCAGAGCCTGCTCGGGCGGCATGCAGCGCACGGTGCCGATGGTCATCCCGCTGTGGGACAGCGTGTCCTTGGAGGTGTAGAGGAACGCCCCGAGGCCGAAGTCGATTGTGAATCCCGTAGGCCATGTCCTCAAGCCCTCTGCGACCGAGCCGTGCTCTGTCGTACCACCAGGTGGGTCGCCAGTTCGATGCGCTGTGCCGCCGTGCCGGGGTCGTCCGGGCGGAGCAGCATGCGGGTGGCCTCCTCGGCCATGTGCCGCAGGGGCTGGTGGACCGTGGTGAGGGGCGGGCTCGACCACTGGGCCAGTGGTACGTCGTCGTAGCCCACCACCGACAGGTCCTCCGGCACGCGCAGGCCCCTGACCCTGGCCGCCTCCAGGACGCCGAGTGCCTGGAGGTCGCTGCCCGCGAAGACCGCCGTCGGCCGGTCGGGGCCGTTCAGCAGGTCCATGGCGTGTTCGAAGCCGCTCTGTACGTGGAAGTCGCCGAAGCGCGTCAGACGCGGGTCGGTCTCCAGGCCCGCCATCGTCATGGCGGAGCGGTAGCCGTCGAGACGGGCGAGCGAACAGAGCATGTCCTCGGGGCCGGTGATGATCGCGACCCGCTCGTGACCGAGGTCGGTGAGATGGCGGGTGGCGGCGAGGCCGCCGGCCCAGTTCGCGGAGCCGACCGAGGGGACGTCGGGGGCGGGGTCGCCCGCCGGGTCGATGACGACGAGGGGGATGGCCGCGGCTCTGAGCTGGCGTTTGATGTCCTCCGGGAGGGTGGAGAAGACCAGCACGACGCCGAGCGGCCTGCGTTGCAGCACGCCCGGGAGCCACTCCGGAGCGGGGGTGTGCCGGGTGCCGCTCTCGGTGAGCGCCACCGTCGCGCGGTTCT
Coding sequences within it:
- a CDS encoding LacI family DNA-binding transcriptional regulator, encoding MHDDHETSGRVTLATVAKEAGVSMPTVSKVLNGRSDVSRATRAKVERLLDVHGYRRRAQPASRSPLIEIVFHELESVWAMELIRGVENVAKENRATVALTESGTRHTPAPEWLPGVLQRRPLGVVLVFSTLPEDIKRQLRAAAIPLVVIDPAGDPAPDVPSVGSANWAGGLAATRHLTDLGHERVAIITGPEDMLCSLARLDGYRSAMTMAGLETDPRLTRFGDFHVQSGFEHAMDLLNGPDRPTAVFAGSDLQALGVLEAARVRGLRVPEDLSVVGYDDVPLAQWSSPPLTTVHQPLRHMAEEATRMLLRPDDPGTAAQRIELATHLVVRQSTARSQRA
- a CDS encoding muconolactone Delta-isomerase family protein encodes the protein MQEFLVEITTTVPEGTGQDEVDRRRAAEAVRAGELSTTGNLARLWRPVGESRSIGIWRAANEEELREKVLGTLPLRPWMTLTVTPLEPHPNDPGRATGGTG
- a CDS encoding MOSC and FAD-binding oxidoreductase domain-containing protein, translating into MALLRALSVGMPKDVPWHGRTVRTGVYKRSVTGPRMVRRLNIDGDGQGDLGGHGGEQRAVLVYQTDSYRFWARELGRDDLRPGQFGENFTVDGLPDNEVCIGDRYRIGDALFEVTQPRVTCYRVGLRMGEPRMAALLVAHHRPGFYLRVLEEGEVEAGQEIVKVSTGPEAMTVEEIDRVLYLPGHTRRQVERALRIPALSPGWQASMEALLDQGDNAAAGTSGSAGLNAAATAPRPAWPGFRPLVVTRVQPESRSVFSLSLAAPDGSDLPTALPGQFVTVKVPPEGDAPPLIRSYSLSGEPGTGTYRISVKAEIHGAAGNRLRSHVRTGDHLDVAAPRGTFCLTTGDNPVVLLSAGVGVTPVLAMLHALARDRSSRQVWWLHGAHDGTEHPFARESRELVGMLPRARSRIYYSKPAAEDRRDVDYTDIGHLSGDRIPGLALPIDADAYLCGPGAFMDGLTTALVDAGLEASRVHTEIFGAGPSLTPGIDGAVTAAPHQPAGRAGTGPTVAFARSGLEVPWNEARESLLELAEACDVPVRWSCRTGVCHTCEIALMSGAVRYAPDPVEPPADGNILICCSKPTEGIVLDL
- a CDS encoding type 1 glutamine amidotransferase domain-containing protein, with product MAKVLFVVTGATYLVLKDGTRYATGYWAEEFAQPYKAITEAGHEVVVATPNGVTPTVDMMSLRPAMAGGEEGALELEAIIRSAEVMRRPIKLSDVRLQDYDAVYLPGGHGPMQDLSVDADAGRILTEQLASGKPLAIVCHAPASMLATRIHGESPFKGYRVTGFTNEEEEAVGLADKAQWLLEDELKEKVGVEYSRGEMWKPYMVEDRNLITGQNPHSAEALAERLLKTLA